One genomic window of Oceanispirochaeta sp. includes the following:
- a CDS encoding 3-ketoacyl-ACP reductase: MDKKVILVTGSSRGIGRGIAIKLAEKGFDVAVNYAGNKEAAEETLKQCREAALESGHSSRFEAFKGDISDTESRKNLLDAVVLHFGDLHGLVNNAGVAPRERRDILDMTEESFDRLIGTNLKGSFYLSQAVSNYWLSLPSEKRGFRSLIFITSVSAEMVSVNRGEYCMAKAGLSMACKLFARRLADENIGVYEIRPGIILTDMTGAVKGKYDSLIADGLVPQKRWGYPEDIGKAAASLVGGDFSFSTGSVIHVDGALHISAL; the protein is encoded by the coding sequence ATGGATAAAAAAGTAATCCTTGTAACTGGTTCAAGCCGGGGAATAGGCCGGGGTATTGCGATTAAACTGGCAGAAAAAGGGTTTGATGTAGCCGTCAATTATGCCGGGAATAAAGAAGCCGCAGAAGAGACACTGAAACAATGTAGAGAGGCAGCGCTGGAGTCCGGCCATTCAAGCCGGTTTGAAGCCTTTAAGGGTGACATTTCTGATACTGAGAGCCGGAAGAACCTTTTAGACGCGGTCGTTCTTCATTTTGGAGACCTTCACGGCCTGGTGAACAATGCGGGTGTAGCCCCCAGGGAACGCCGGGATATTCTGGACATGACTGAAGAATCCTTTGACCGTCTGATCGGAACCAATCTGAAAGGATCTTTTTATCTAAGCCAGGCTGTCAGTAATTACTGGCTCTCCCTCCCCTCTGAAAAAAGAGGTTTCCGCAGCCTTATTTTTATCACATCCGTTTCCGCCGAAATGGTCTCGGTGAACAGAGGAGAGTACTGCATGGCCAAAGCCGGGCTGTCCATGGCTTGCAAGCTCTTTGCCCGCCGCCTGGCGGATGAAAACATTGGGGTCTACGAAATCAGACCGGGAATCATCCTGACGGATATGACGGGAGCAGTCAAAGGAAAGTACGACAGCCTGATCGCCGACGGCCTGGTACCTCAGAAACGCTGGGGATACCCGGAAGACATAGGCAAAGCCGCCGCCAGTCTGGTGGGAGGAGATTTTTCCTTTTCCACCGGCTCGGTCATCCATGTGGATGGAGCACTGCATATCTCTGCCTTATGA